In one window of Mytilus galloprovincialis chromosome 6, xbMytGall1.hap1.1, whole genome shotgun sequence DNA:
- the LOC143078549 gene encoding endonuclease/exonuclease/phosphatase family domain-containing protein 1-like, producing the protein MEIPNSRTRRLSESMENILKVLEPIINIIKSYSRPTVTPFKFKHGRKGVVRIASWNIERFDEEKANNPGVKEVVCMTILENGFSLIAFQELADKKALEKICEELNSPSLSCTKNWPGHRGKWQDVVSDATGRMYRSMEYNGFLYDTTRGITLNHSALLEKPNNSPKPFTRAPFIGTFKIKKFDCIIASVHLKATGLENEDLERLQKEIDKVPEVIDAIEKQYPGEEDIIMLDFNLDPKMEDFDIMREKGYSNCVPVGEFTNISNSNSEGSQIYDHIWISSRTNKAFSGNSGVIRENLTSPLIPNGWSWGVVVSDHCLVWTELYIGKDYDSADLRIIPDTSFTLTG; encoded by the exons ATGGAGATACCTAATAGCAGAACAAGGCGTTTATCCGAATCCATGGAAAATATATTAAAGGTATTAGAACCCATCATTAACATAATTAAATCATATTCTCGACCAACAGTGACACCATTTAAGTTTAAACATGGACGAAAAGGTGTAGTACGAATAGCTAGTTGGAATATAGAAAGATTCGATGAAGAAAAAGCTAATAATCCAGGAGTAAAAGAAGTTGTATGTATGACAATCCTGGAAAATGG ATTTAGTTTAATAGCATTTCAAGAGCTGGCTGATAAAAAGGCCCTGGAAAAG ATTTGTGAAGAACTTAATAGTCCATCTTTATCCTGTACAAAGAATTGGCCAGGGCATCGTGGCAAGTGGCAGGATGTAGTATCAGATGCTACTGGGAGGATGTACCGA AGTATGGAGTACAATGGCTTTTTATACGACACCACAAGGGGAATAACATTAAATCACTCAGCGTTGCTGGAAAAACCAAATAACTCACCTAAACCATTTACTAGGGCACCATTTATTGGAACGTTTAAG ATCAAAAAATTTGATTGTATAATAGCGAGTGTACATCTAAAAGCTACTGGTTTAGAAAATGAAGACTTAGAAAGGCTTCAGAAGGAGATAGATAAGGTACCCGAAGTGATAGATGCCATAGAAAAACAATACCCAG gAGAGGAGGATATCATTATGTTAGATTTCAATTTAGACCCAAAAATGGAAG ACTTTGATATTATGAGAGAGAAAGGATATAGTAACTGTGTTCCAGTTGGCGAGTTTACTAACATCAGCAATAGCAACTCTGAAGGTAGCCAGATTTATGATCATATATGGATAAGTAGCAGAACAAATAAGGCATTTTCAG GTAATTCAGGTGTtataagagaaaatctgacaagtCCATTGATACCTAACGGATGGTCGTGGGGAGTTGTTGTCAGTGACCACTGTCTAGTTTGGACAGAGCTATACATAGGGAAAGACTATGACTCGGCAGATCTGAGAATTATTCCGGATACAAGTTTTACCCTAACTGGTTGA